Genomic DNA from Spirochaetaceae bacterium:
GTACGGCTCCCGCCGCCGGGAGCGGCGGCAGGCGCCGGCCGCGGCACCGCGGGCGAATCCGCGGCAGGTTGCCGCGGCTCGGGGGCCGGCTCCGCCACGCGCGCGGGTACCAGCACGATCCGATCCGGTGGCGGTTCGCCTGGCGGCGAGGCGGGCGGCCGCGCGGTTGCCGCCACGCGGGCAACGGCGGTCTGCCGGGGCCCTGCGGCCGGCACCGCCGACGCCAGCGCGACCGCGGGTATCATACAGGGAGGCGGACACGCCAATATGGCACGGGCGAGCAACATTGCCGGCGTCGGCAGCGCCACCACCGGCGGCAACGCGACGCCGCCGGCGGTCTGGCCGCCGCCCAGCTCGGCTGCCGCCAACGCGTATTCGGGACTGCGCGGATAGCGGCGCCCCAGCTCGGCGAGCACGGTAGTCGCCTCCCGGGAACGTTCGGAGGCGTTCAGCAGAGCCACCAGACCGTAACCGGCTAGCGCTCCGTCGGCGCCGCCGCCGGCTTGTCCGGCGTCCGCGAACGCCATGCGCAGCGATTGCTCCAGGGCAGGCTCTTCCAGACCCTGGCCGGCACGTGCCAAGCCCGCGTGCATCGCCACCGGTGCGTCCCGAGGTGGCGCCCCGTCGCCGATCTGCCCAAGCTCCAGGAGCAGCAGCGCCCGGCGCCCGGCCGCATCGGGAAGTCGTGACTGGCGGAGTTCGACGAGGGCTTGCTCGACGCCACCGCGCAACTCTGCCAAGTCAGCCGGGACCGCGCGCAGCACGTCCACGTTGTCCGCAGCCAGCGCGTGTTCGAAGCGCCCGAGCACCGCATCCACCGTGCTCTGGTCCGGGGCGGCGGTGACCACCTGCAACACCACCGGAAACAGGCGTGCATCGCCTGGGTGCTCGGCGAGCCATCCATCCAGCAACGCCAGTGCGGCGTCCAGACGCCCGCTGGCCGCGAGCTCGGCCGCGGCGTCGCCGGGCGGCCGCGCCGAGTATGCCGTCGGCACCGCCACCGTGGCCGCAAGGGCGATCAGGCAGGCTGCGAGCGGGTTCCGCAGCCGCGACCGGACGCGGTCTGCGGGTGGCGCGGTGATCGACGCTTCCGAGTTAGCCGCCACCGCCAGCATCGCGGTCGCCGGCGGCGCCGCGCTCGCGCATCGGGGCGCCGGCCGGATCCTGGTCCCGATGCCGGGCACCGAACGGCCAACGCACACGCCGGCGAGGCGCATCCTCCACTTCCTGCGCGTCGCCGGCGCCGTCATGCTGCGGCGCTTCTTCGGGCACCGCGGGCTCGGGTTCGTCGGGCAACGGTTCGGCGGCCACCGCCACATCCTCGGCGGCGGCCTGCTGCCGCCGCACGCGCTTGCGCAGGGTCATGGGCACGACCAGAACGGCGCCCAGAATGAGCGCGATCAGGCTGGTGAGAAACACCGGCACGCCACGGAAGGTGTACACTCCCAGCGACACGTCGGAACGGTTCTCCAGATTCAGCGCCGAGTAGGCGGTCACCACGATCAACAACCCGATGACGCCGAACACTCTCCAGGGTAGCGGTGGGCGGTCCTTCACGGGTTGATTATCGGCAGGTTTGATCCGTTGCCCGCGTGCAACGTGCGCGGCTGGGGCTACATGCGGCGGCGCAGGTTGCGGATGAACTGGAACAGGTTGTATCCGCCGAACCCGAGCAGGCCAATGCCGCCGATACTCATCAACGTCTTCAGCACGCCGCCCACCAACGGCAGCATGCCTACCAGCGGTCCGAGCAACAGCAGGGCGAGCGCCCCTGCGACACCTCCCGCGGCACGCACGCCCTGTTGCGATACCTTCTCTCGCGGCACGATTTCCGACATGATCGGCCCCCTCGCATCCAAAGGTAGCGATCCATCAAACCCGGCGTCCACCGGCTTGGCCGCGGATCGGCCGGACAGGCCCGACAGACAGGCAGTTGCCTTGCAGCCTTGGTGGGGATTCGGTATGGTGCTGGAGATGTCGAGCGCGGGCAGCCTGGTCGTTCCACGAGTCGTTCCACGACACGGATGGGGAAATGGCAACCAATAATCACGCATCGGCCGCGGGACGGAGATAGGACGGCGAACATGGCAGCCAGGCACGTGGCCGCGAACTGCACCATCGGCACCGGGTCGATATTCCACGGAAGGCTTCACATAAGCGGTACGATTCGAATCGAGGGCAAGTTCCAGGGCGACATCCATACTGACGGGGACGTGATCATCGGCCCCACCGGGCAGGCCAAGACCGACATCTCGACCGGCAAGGTGGTGGTGGCCGGCACCTTCATCGGCAATATCAAGGCCGATGAAGAGGTGTACGTGGCACAGACCGGCAAGGTGCTCGGCAGCATCACCACTCCCAAGCTCACCCTCGAGCCGGGGGTCGTTCACAGCGGCAACGTCACCATTACGCAGGATCAGCCGGACACCGTCGTGGATGCGGTCCGCAGCGCATACGGAGCGGATGCCGAAGAGGCGTTCACGGACACCCACGGCAAGCCGCTCCGGCTCGAAGGTCCGCGGTGAGACGGTTGAAGAGCGACGCCGACATCGAGCGCATTCGGCAGTCGGCAGTCCTCGTCAAGGAGAGCCTCCGCCTGTTGCGCCGCAGTGTGCGCGCGGGCGTTACCACCGCCGACCTGAACGACATCGCATCGCGGTTTCTCACCTCGCGCGGCGCGCGCCCGGCGTTCCTCGGATACATGGACTATCCGGCGGCCATTTGCGCGTCCATCAACGACGAGGTGATTCACGGCATCCCCGGCAAGCGGCGGTTGCGCGACGGTGACATCGTCGGCCTGGATCTGGGGGTGGAGATCGACGGTTACTTCGCCGACGCGGCGCTCACGGTCCCGGTAGGCGGGGTTTCGGACGAGTTGCAGCGACTCCTGGAGGTCACCGAGGACTGCCTGCGCGTGGGGATCGGGCAGGCGGTAGCGGGGAATCGCATCCGCGACATCTCCAACGCCATCTTCGAGCGCGCCCGCGAAGCCGGCTACGGCGTTGTGCGTCAATACTGCGGCCACGGGGTCGGCTTCGCCGTGCATGAAGATCCGCAGGTACCGAACTATCCCGCCGGCGGCGAGAATCCGCGGCTCAAGCCCGGCATGGTGCTCGCGATCGAGCCGATGCTCAACCTCGGAACTTCCGAGATTACGGTGCTCGACGACGGCTGGACCGTGGTTACCGGTGATCGGCGGGCGTCGGCCCACTTCGAGCACACCGTCGCCATCTTCAAGGACCGCACCGAAGTCCTCACGGGCTAGTAGAGCGTCGGCGCCCGCTCACCGTCGTGGGCGGACTACTCCCAATCCCAGGTTCCGGTGTCCTTCGCGGCCGTGCCAATGTCGATGCTGGACAGTCCGTCGCCGGCGGTACCGGCGAACACCAGGTTCCCGTTCCCGGGGCGGGCGAACACGGTCACGTGCGCGCGATACAGTTGGCTGGTACTGCGCGGGCCGCGCCGTACGTTGTCGAGGTCCAGATCCTGCTCGGCAAACTGGTAGAATCCGTAACCGCGCGTGCCGACCAGGACCTGGTCGCCGATCTGGGTGAACAGCGTCAGGGGTACCGTCTCCTCCTCGTCGTCGGGCGGCTCGATCTGTCCGAGAAGCTCCCAACCGTTGCCGTCGTGTTCCCAGACCTCGCCGACGGCGTTGGCGAACAGGCATCGCCCGCCCCCCTCGAAGCACCAGATCCCGCGAAACGCCGCTTCGGCCTCCGGCGGCGTGTCTTCCGCTGCAAGGCTGTGCAGATCGTCCCCGGAGTACACCGTGTTCCCGATGGTCAACCAGTACCGGTTACCGTCGTGAAACGCATCGAACGGGCGCCCGGCCGCCCCGCCCGGCGTCACTTCGGTGAAGTTCGCGCAAGCGTCCGTGCTCAGGTATACCTCGTACGCCTCGTGATCGGTGGCAAACGCCAGAATCTCCTGCTCGCGGCCGCCGATCGCGAACACGCGCACGATCTGCCCCGAGACCCCGACGGCCCGGTGCCAGGGCGGCGACGTCGGATCGGCGGCGGCACGGTACACGCCGTTCTCGGTGCCCACGCACAGTGTACCGCCGCTCTGTGCCATGCCGAGCACGGGCACCTCGGCGGAACCCGGGCGCGGGCGCGCTACCGCCTGCCAACTGTCCCGCGCGGCCGGCCGGCTCCACATGCCGTTGGCGGCCACGTAGTAGACTCCGCCCACCGCGCCCACCGCGCTCACGGTCAGGTCGTCGTGCAGGTTGCGGTTGTCGCGCTCGTTCTCGGTAGCGAGCGTGTGGAATATCCCGGGCACGCTGCTCTCGCACGCTACCACCAGCAACAACGTCAACAACAAGACCGCCGCGTAGCGACCGGCGCGCGCGCCGCCCCGCC
This window encodes:
- a CDS encoding polymer-forming cytoskeletal protein, yielding MAARHVAANCTIGTGSIFHGRLHISGTIRIEGKFQGDIHTDGDVIIGPTGQAKTDISTGKVVVAGTFIGNIKADEEVYVAQTGKVLGSITTPKLTLEPGVVHSGNVTITQDQPDTVVDAVRSAYGADAEEAFTDTHGKPLRLEGPR
- the map gene encoding type I methionyl aminopeptidase; translated protein: MRRLKSDADIERIRQSAVLVKESLRLLRRSVRAGVTTADLNDIASRFLTSRGARPAFLGYMDYPAAICASINDEVIHGIPGKRRLRDGDIVGLDLGVEIDGYFADAALTVPVGGVSDELQRLLEVTEDCLRVGIGQAVAGNRIRDISNAIFERAREAGYGVVRQYCGHGVGFAVHEDPQVPNYPAGGENPRLKPGMVLAIEPMLNLGTSEITVLDDGWTVVTGDRRASAHFEHTVAIFKDRTEVLTG